The following coding sequences are from one Gemmatimonadota bacterium window:
- a CDS encoding lipase, which translates to MRIYFIGDSYVNGTGDPAYLGWPGRACAESRSEENAITCYNLGIRGDTSADVLRRWEREVEARRLIPHDGRVVFGFGANDCWIIDGKTRVDRADTIRNTEEILKSARSLFPTLMIGPPPGIDADEHGRRVEISSLVGEIAGRVDVPYLEVIHELHAGGVWQSEAALGDRVHPANGGYSALAELVLAWPAWWFSATSSAP; encoded by the coding sequence ATCCGCATCTACTTTATCGGTGATTCCTACGTGAACGGTACCGGCGACCCGGCCTATCTCGGCTGGCCGGGACGGGCGTGTGCCGAGTCGCGGTCCGAAGAGAACGCCATCACCTGCTACAACCTGGGCATCCGCGGCGATACGAGCGCCGATGTGCTCCGTCGCTGGGAACGGGAAGTGGAGGCCCGGCGTCTGATACCTCACGACGGCCGGGTGGTATTCGGATTCGGTGCGAACGACTGCTGGATCATAGACGGGAAGACGCGCGTGGACCGCGCCGATACCATTCGCAACACCGAGGAGATTCTGAAAAGCGCACGGTCCCTGTTTCCCACGTTGATGATCGGGCCGCCACCCGGGATCGACGCAGACGAACACGGCCGAAGGGTGGAGATTTCCTCGCTCGTCGGCGAAATCGCCGGCAGGGTCGATGTGCCCTATCTCGAAGTGATCCACGAACTGCATGCCGGCGGTGTCTGGCAGAGCGAAGCGGCCCTCGGCGACCGCGTTCATCCGGCCAATGGCGGTTACTCCGCGCTGGCGGAACTGGTGCTCGCCTGGCCGGCGTGGTGGTTCAGTGCAACTTCCAGTGCACCTTAA